One genomic region from Argentina anserina chromosome 2, drPotAnse1.1, whole genome shotgun sequence encodes:
- the LOC126784718 gene encoding transcription factor ORG2-like — protein sequence MLALSPPLFPTIGWPLEDHSLSQGNNNNNYFSAESSLLHFPTTLQPQLDHSTPSTAISDDSNTSSMAKKLNHNASERDRRKKINNLYSSLRSLVPADHVKRLSIPATVSRVLKYIPELQQQVEELNQKRDELLSKISKQGNVILQEEKQLQSAARRSRSSLSAVSANRLSDGEIAIQISTVKSTNNFISRILQSLEEDGLEILNASSFESSGGRIFYNLHLQVDTFYRLECENLTKKLMSFYA from the exons ATGTTGGCTTTATCTCCTCCTCTGTTTCCAACAATTGGATGGCCCTTGGAAGATCATTCCTTAAGTCAaggcaacaacaacaataactaCTTCTCAGCAGAATCATCGCTTCTTCATTTCCCTACAACTCTGCAGCCACAGCTTGATCACTCCACGCCATCCACTGCAATCAGTGACGACTCCAACACATCTTCAATGGCGAAGAAGCTTAACCACAACGCTAGCGAGCGTGACCGCCGCAAGAAGATCAACAACTTGTACTCATCACTGCGTTCTCTAGTACCCGCTGATCATGTG AAAAGATTAAGTATTCCAGCCACTGTTTCACGGGTGTTGAAATACATTCCAGAGCTCCAGCAGCAAGTGGAGGAACTAAATCAAAAAAGAGACGAGCTTCTTTCGAAAATTTCCAAGCAAGGAAATGTAATATTACAAGAGGAAAAGCAACTACAAAGCGCAGCTCGGAGGAGTCGGAGCTCACTATCTGCTGTTTCAGCAAATCGTCTTAGTGATGGTGAAATTGCCATTCAAATATCCACGGTTAAGTCAACCAACAATTTCATATCACGGATTTTGCAAAGTTTGGAGGAGGATGGTCTTGAAATACTGAATGCTTCTTCCTTTGAGTCCTCTGGAGGAAGGATCTTCTATAATTTACATCTGCAG GTAGATACGTTCTACAGGTTGGAATGTGAGAATTTAACCAAGAAGCTCATGTCCTTCTATGCATGA
- the LOC126783523 gene encoding LOW QUALITY PROTEIN: methylmalonate-semialdehyde dehydrogenase [acylating], mitochondrial (The sequence of the model RefSeq protein was modified relative to this genomic sequence to represent the inferred CDS: substituted 1 base at 1 genomic stop codon): protein MMQLSIPRVGNLKAFRTASSSPPRVPNLIGGAFVNSHLTASIDVINPATQVPLTTNEEFKAAVYSAKKAFQTWRNTPVTTRQRIMLKLQELIRRDIDKLALNITTEQGKTLKDAHGDVFRGLEVVQHACNTATLQMGEYVSNVSNGIDAYSIREPLGICAGICPFNFPAMIPLWMFPIAVACGNTFILKPSEKDPGASVLLAELAMEAGLPDGVLNIVHGTNDIVNAICVDDDIRAVSFVGSNTVMTHNIVALINYFLQSNMGAKNHAIVMPDASPDATLNALVAAGFGATGQRCMALSTVVFVGDSKSWENKLVECGKSLKVRAGTVPDADLGPVISKQAKQRICNLIQSGVESGARLLLDGRNIVVPGYEHGNFIGPTILSNVTTDMDCYKEEIFGPVLLCMEANSLEEAINIVNRNXYGNGASIFTTSGVAARKFQTEIEAGQVGINVPTPVPLPFFSFTGNKASFAGDLNSYGKAGVNFFTQIKTVTQQWKELPGSSVVNLAMPTSQKA, encoded by the exons ATGATGCAGCTCTCAATCCCAAGAG TGGGAAACCTCAAGGCTTTTAGAACGGCGTCTTCGAGTCCTCCG AGAGTTCCCAATCTGATTGGAGGTGCTTTTGTTAATTCGCATTTGACTGCGTCAATCGACGTTATAAATCCA GCAACGCAAGTTCCCTTGACCACGAATGAGGAGTTCAAAGCCGCGGTGTATTCTGCAAAGAAGGCGTTTCAAACATGGCGCAACACACCTGTCACGACCCGTCAAAGGATCATGCTTAAGCTGCAAGAGCTTATTAGGAGAGACATT GATAAGTTAGCCTTAAATATCACAACAGAACAGGGGAAGACATTGAAGGATGCACATGGTGATGTGTTTCGTGGGCTAG AGGTCGTACAGCATGCTTGTAATACAGCAACTCTGCAAATGGGGGAGTATGTTTCAAACGTATCAAATGGAATTGACGCGTATAGTATTAGAGAGCCACTTGGTATATGTGCTGGGATATGTCCATTCAACTTTCCAGCAATGATTCCATTATGG ATGTTCCCAATTGCAGTTGCATGCGGGAATACGTTTATCCTAAAGCCATCAGAAAAAGATCCAG GTGCTTCTGTACTGCTAGCAGAGTTGGCAATGGAGGCAGGTTTGCCTGATGGTGTCTTAAATATTGTTCATGGAACCAAT GATATTGTTAATGCAATTTGTGTTGATGATGATATCAGAGCTGTATCATTTGTGGGTTCTAATACAGTAA TGACACATAATATAGTTGCCTTGATAAACTACTTTCTTCAGTCGAACATGGGCGCTAAAAATCATGCAATTGTCATGCCTGATGCCAGTCCTGATGCTACTTTGAATGCTCTAGTTGCTGCTGGTTTTGGTGCCACAGGACAGAGGTGCATGGCACTCAGCACAGTTGTTTTCGTCGGAGATTCAAAGTCATG GGAAAATAAACTTGTGGAGTGTGGCAAATCGCTGAAAGTAAGGGCTGGCACAGTACCTGATGCTGACCTTGGGCCTGTGATTAGCAAGCAA GCCAAGCAACGGATTTGCAACTTAATACAATCTGGTGTTGAGAGTGGTGCCAGGCTATTGCTTGATGGGAGAAATATAGTG GTCCCCGGTTACGAGCATGGAAATTTTATTGGCCCTACGATCTTATCAAATGTTACAACTGACATGGACTGCTACAag GAAGAAATCTTTGGTCCAGTTCTTCTCTGCATGGAG GCCAACAGTCTAGAAGAGGCCATAAACATTGTAAACAGAAACTG ATATGGCAACGGTGCTTCTATATTTACTACATCTGGGGTAGCTGCACGGAAATTTCAAACAGAAATTGAGGCTGGGCAG GTCGGTATCAACGTGCCTACTCCAGTTCCCTTGccctttttctcctttacCGGCAACAAGGCATCTTTTGCAGGAGATTTGAACTCCTATG GCAAGGCAGGTGTTAACTTTTTCACCCAGATCAAAACGGTGACTCAGCAATGGAAGGAATTACCAGGCAGCAGTGTAGTTAATCTTGCCATGCCAACTTCTCAAAAGGCATAG
- the LOC126783516 gene encoding protein EXECUTER 1, chloroplastic, translating to MASLSAPTPTPTPTPHKLTFPNPKSYPSSAKSPFYPSRFSDSYLCRCRNPSSDSVQWRWDSALQDLVRTAMKRLDSFVSPNAAKDAAEEEEEEEEPDWDWDRWRQHFLQVEEQERLVSLLKTQLGRAVNMEDFEDAARLKVAIAAASTNDVVGRVISQLNRAIREERYQEAAFFRDNAGAGLVGWWSGISKDKKDPHGLIIRVTAEHGRYVARSYSPRQLATAAAGVPLFEIFLTVTKNGEYKQQAVYLKRGGVFPDSPQVNSTAMDTLYPLDSTLEKSDLSLEGSDDTEDGDEMDDDLDLSEGLSGFQSILRDMIPNVKVKVLKVISPGKVDRDLISKVIEQIIEEDDEAKDNEIENLETEDEDGDEEEDEDEDEEKVEGDQETDVIELDADPAIIQNAGRQEISVEVVFGGFGQKVSNIPPSKNLLRVPAKIEKKGRLSFSFTVEKDINQQDSCDKEQSPGDKKAKLGGQRSINNVMFDLSKLIGKEKIPLKVLKDVGELINLALSQVQNHQPLSGSTTFNRIEMPVSQDPLNGLYIGAHGLYTSEVIHLRCKFGQWKEGNETKETSDLKFYEYVEALKLTGDPYVPAGQVAFRAKIGKRYQLPHKGIIPEEFGVVARYKGQGRLAEPGFRNPRWVDGELVILDGKYIKGGPVVGFVYWAPESHFLVFFNRLRLQG from the exons atggcTTCCCTCTCTGCTCCGACTCCAACTCCAACTCCAACTCCTCACAAGCTCACCTTCCCCAACCCCAAATCCTACCCCTCCTCCGCCAAATCCCCATTCTACCCTTCCAGGTTCTCCGATTCCTATCTCTGCCGGTGCCGGAACCCCTCCTCTGACTCAGTCCAGTGGAGATGGGACTCTGCCCTCCAGGACCTTGTCAGAACCGCCATGAAGCGACTCGATTCCTTCGTCAGTCCGAATGCTGCCAAAGACGCGgccgaggaggaggaggaggaggaggagcccGACTGGGATTGGGATCGCTGGCGTCAGCATTTCCTACAGGTCGAAGAACAGGAGCGCCTCGTCTCACTCCTCAAG ACACAGTTGGGCCGCGCTGTGAATATGGAGGATTTCGAGGATGCTGCAAGGCTCAAGGTTGCCATTGCTGCTGCTTCCACAAACGACGTCGTCGGCAGAGTCATTTCTCAACTCAAT AGAGCTATACGCGAAGAGCGTTACCAAGAAGCAGCATTTTTCCGGGATAATGCCGGAGCTGGATTA GTTGGTTGGTGGTCTGGCATCTCAAAGGATAAGAAAGATCCTCACGGCCTAATTATACGAGTAACTGCAGAGCATGGACGATATGTGGCCAGGAGTTATAGTCCCCG GCAGCTTGCTACAGCTGCAGCTGGCGTTCCGCTGTTTGAGATATTTTTAACTGTGACTAAAAATGGTGAATACAAACAGCAG GCTGTGTACTTAAAGCGGGGAGGAGTATTTCCAGATTCTCCACAAGTTAACTCCACAGCAATGGACACCTTATATCCTTTAGATTCAACACTTGAAAAGAGTGATCTATCTCTTGAAGGTAGTGACGATACTGAAGATGGTGATGAAATGGATGATGATTTGGATCTTTCTGAGGGACTCTCTGGATTTCAGAGCATCTTAAGAGATATGATTCCTAATGTGAAGGTCAAGGTTTTGAAAGTGATCTCACCGGGAAAGGTAGATCGGGATTTAATATCTAAAGTGATTGAGCAGATCATtgaggaagatgatgaagcTAAGGATAATGAAATTGAGAATTTAGAAACTGAAGACGAGGACGGAGACGAGGAAGAAGACGAGGACGAAGACGAGGAGAAGGTTGAAGGTGATCAAGAGACAGATGTGATTGAACTGGATGCTGATCCTGCAATTATTCAAAATGCAGGGAGACAAGAAATTTCAGTTGAAGTTGTTTTCGGTGGTTTTGGGCAGAAAGTGTCTAACATCCCACCTAGTAAAAATTTGCTCCGAGTCCCTGCTAAAATAGAGAAGAAGGGGCGTTTATCATTTTCCTTTACTGTTGAGAAAGATATTAATCAACAGGATTCTTGTGACAAGGAACAAAGTCCAGGAGATAAAAAAGCTAAACTTGGAGGTCAACGTAGCATCAACAATGTTATGTTTGATCTATCTAAGCttattggaaaagagaagataCCATTGAAG GTACTCAAAGATGTTGGTGAGTTGATAAATCTCGCTCTCAGTCAGgttcaaaatcatcaaccATTGTCAGGATCCACTACTTTCAATCGCATTGAAATGCCTGTTTCTCAAGATCCATTAAATG GGCTATACATTGGCGCACATGGGCTATACACTTCAGAAGTTATACACCTGAGATGTAAGTTTGGCCAATGGAAAGAAGGGAATGAGACTAAGGAGACCTCAGACCTCAAGTTTTATGAATATGTGGAAGCCTTGAAACTTACTGGGGATCCTTATGTGCCAGCTGGCCAG GTGGCATTCCGTGCAAAGATTGGGAAAAGATATCAGCTTCCTCATAAAGGGATCATACCAGAAGAGTTTGGAGTG GTTGCTCGATACAAAGGACAGGGGAGGCTTGCTGAGCCAGGGTTTCGTAATCCTCGATGGGTTGATGGTGAacttgttattcttgatgGAAAG TACATTAAAGGAGGACCTGTTGTTGGGTTTGTTTATTGGGCGCCAGAGTCTCATTTCTTGGTGTTTTTTAATCGATTGAGGCTTCAAGGCTAA
- the LOC126783517 gene encoding uncharacterized protein LOC126783517 isoform X1 has product MGILGLLGFALQCFDVLAWPLIALLYPLYSSIRAIETNSITDTHKLNTYWVVFSLILLFEHVFMKLLEWFLLWPYIRLLIVFVLVMPHFDGALYVYKHLIYPCLSMEPHIIINLFNKRKESLLKDNFLAELESYVNKNGPEGLEKFIASKSKFMKPNGEQKDIKAVQVMLKNKEATASQVSLAEPNLTMNEDNFSSRKMNEKGIEVADRKDTPPPKKVQKESTTVSALSTQTDAISNSPLGDNKHKATYEALEINNEAVQKITWPENRIEKPDDVVTGIEDPESPREVQKEWTCALCQVTTTSEKTLNFHLSGRKHKVAYEALKAKNQAKVPKISPASTHQPNKETGKSIHSSESKTKGTVNENVRGQKSNGPPPTTNKCCKQKEEVAESVSSNGQKGKTAIPVGKVQSQQPKPNEVPRVKSPSFWCEICSLRCPSEIDMRSHLNGKKHKGKCATTTGEPNQDGKDKYA; this is encoded by the exons ATGGGTATACTGGGTCTTCTTGGCTTTGCGCTCCAATGCTTTGATGTTCTTGCATG GCCTCTCATCGCTCTGCTCTATCCTCT GTATTCTTCCATAAGAGCAATCGAGACAAACTCCATTACAGACACTCACAAGTTGAATACGTATTGGGTCGTCTTCTCATTGATCTTGCTCTTCGAACATGTTTTTATGAAGCTCCTAGAATG GTTCCTTCTTTGGCCATACATTAGGCTACTGATTgtctttgttttggtgatgccGCATTTTGATGGTGCCTTATATGTCTATAAACACCTTATCTATCCATGCCTCTCCATGGAACCCCATATTATTATAAACTTGTTCAATAAGCGGAAGGAGTCCCTTCTGAAAGATAACTTTCTCGCTGAGTTGGAAAGTTATGTCAACAAGAATGGACCTGAAGGTTTGGAGAAGTTTATCGCTAGCAAG TCCAAATTCATGAAGCCAAATGGTGAACAGAAAGATATCAAAGCTGTGCAGGTAATGCTGAAAAATAAGGAAGCAACTGCTAGCCAA GTTAGTCTGGCAGAGCCTAATCTCACTATGAATGAAGATAACTTTTCTTCTAGGAAGATGAATGAAAAAGGCATCGAGGTTGCAgacagaaaagatactccacCTCCAAAGAAAGTCCAGAAGGAGTCGACCACTGTCAGTGCTCTATCAACTCAAACTGATGCAATTTCTAATTCGCCTCTAGGTGATAATAAGCACAAGGCTACATACGAGGCActggagataaataatgaGGCAGTGCAGAAGATCACTTGGCCTGAAAATCGTATTGAAAAGCCAGATGATGTTGTAACAGGTATAGAAGATCCAGAGTCTCCTAGAGAAGTCCAGAAAGAGTGGACTTGTGCTCTCTGTCAGGTAACTACTACAAGTGAAAAAACTTTGAATTTCCACCTGTCAGGGAGAAAACACAAGGTGGCATACGAGGCACTGAAAGCAAAAAACCAGGCAAAAGTGCCCAAGATTTCCCCAGCTTCAACTCATCAACCGAACAAAGAGACAGGAAAGAGTATCCACAGCAgtgaatcaaaaacaaaaggtaCTGTAAATGAAAATGTGCGAGGCCAGAAAAGTAATGGTCCACCTCCAACCACAAATAAGTGCTGTAAACAGAAAGAGGAGGTAGcagagagtgtttccagcaATGGCCAGAAAGGGAAAACTGCTATACCCGTTGGGAAGGTACAAAGTCAACAACCGAAGCCAAATGAAGTTCCAAGGGTGAAGAGCCCCAGCTTCTGGTGCGAAATTTGTAGCTTACGCTGTCCTAGTGAGATTGACATGCGCTCTCATCTTAATGGAAAAAAGCACAAAGGAAAATGTGCAACAACGACAGGAGAACCTAATCAAGATGGCAAGGATAAATATGCCTAG
- the LOC126783517 gene encoding uncharacterized protein LOC126783517 isoform X2 — protein MGILGLLGFALQCFDVLAWPLIALLYPLYSSIRAIETNSITDTHKLNTYWVVFSLILLFEHVFMKLLEWFLLWPYIRLLIVFVLVMPHFDGALYVYKHLIYPCLSMEPHIIINLFNKRKESLLKDNFLAELESYVNKNGPEGLEKFIASKSKFMKPNGEQKDIKAVQVSLAEPNLTMNEDNFSSRKMNEKGIEVADRKDTPPPKKVQKESTTVSALSTQTDAISNSPLGDNKHKATYEALEINNEAVQKITWPENRIEKPDDVVTGIEDPESPREVQKEWTCALCQVTTTSEKTLNFHLSGRKHKVAYEALKAKNQAKVPKISPASTHQPNKETGKSIHSSESKTKGTVNENVRGQKSNGPPPTTNKCCKQKEEVAESVSSNGQKGKTAIPVGKVQSQQPKPNEVPRVKSPSFWCEICSLRCPSEIDMRSHLNGKKHKGKCATTTGEPNQDGKDKYA, from the exons ATGGGTATACTGGGTCTTCTTGGCTTTGCGCTCCAATGCTTTGATGTTCTTGCATG GCCTCTCATCGCTCTGCTCTATCCTCT GTATTCTTCCATAAGAGCAATCGAGACAAACTCCATTACAGACACTCACAAGTTGAATACGTATTGGGTCGTCTTCTCATTGATCTTGCTCTTCGAACATGTTTTTATGAAGCTCCTAGAATG GTTCCTTCTTTGGCCATACATTAGGCTACTGATTgtctttgttttggtgatgccGCATTTTGATGGTGCCTTATATGTCTATAAACACCTTATCTATCCATGCCTCTCCATGGAACCCCATATTATTATAAACTTGTTCAATAAGCGGAAGGAGTCCCTTCTGAAAGATAACTTTCTCGCTGAGTTGGAAAGTTATGTCAACAAGAATGGACCTGAAGGTTTGGAGAAGTTTATCGCTAGCAAG TCCAAATTCATGAAGCCAAATGGTGAACAGAAAGATATCAAAGCTGTGCAG GTTAGTCTGGCAGAGCCTAATCTCACTATGAATGAAGATAACTTTTCTTCTAGGAAGATGAATGAAAAAGGCATCGAGGTTGCAgacagaaaagatactccacCTCCAAAGAAAGTCCAGAAGGAGTCGACCACTGTCAGTGCTCTATCAACTCAAACTGATGCAATTTCTAATTCGCCTCTAGGTGATAATAAGCACAAGGCTACATACGAGGCActggagataaataatgaGGCAGTGCAGAAGATCACTTGGCCTGAAAATCGTATTGAAAAGCCAGATGATGTTGTAACAGGTATAGAAGATCCAGAGTCTCCTAGAGAAGTCCAGAAAGAGTGGACTTGTGCTCTCTGTCAGGTAACTACTACAAGTGAAAAAACTTTGAATTTCCACCTGTCAGGGAGAAAACACAAGGTGGCATACGAGGCACTGAAAGCAAAAAACCAGGCAAAAGTGCCCAAGATTTCCCCAGCTTCAACTCATCAACCGAACAAAGAGACAGGAAAGAGTATCCACAGCAgtgaatcaaaaacaaaaggtaCTGTAAATGAAAATGTGCGAGGCCAGAAAAGTAATGGTCCACCTCCAACCACAAATAAGTGCTGTAAACAGAAAGAGGAGGTAGcagagagtgtttccagcaATGGCCAGAAAGGGAAAACTGCTATACCCGTTGGGAAGGTACAAAGTCAACAACCGAAGCCAAATGAAGTTCCAAGGGTGAAGAGCCCCAGCTTCTGGTGCGAAATTTGTAGCTTACGCTGTCCTAGTGAGATTGACATGCGCTCTCATCTTAATGGAAAAAAGCACAAAGGAAAATGTGCAACAACGACAGGAGAACCTAATCAAGATGGCAAGGATAAATATGCCTAG